One stretch of Cervus canadensis isolate Bull #8, Minnesota chromosome 5, ASM1932006v1, whole genome shotgun sequence DNA includes these proteins:
- the LOC122442121 gene encoding olfactory receptor 1J4-like, with product MRRENQSSVSKFLLLGLPIQPEQQGVFFALFLGIYLITVLGNLLILLLIRLDTRLHTPMYFFLSHLAFSDVFFSSVTVPKMLVNMQTQDRSIPYVGCIAQMYFFLLFVCLDNFLLAVMAYDRYVAICQPLHYAAVMREGLCVLLAAGSWFVSCVHALLHTVLLSQLMKRENQSSMSEFLLLGLPILPEQQGMFFALFLGVYLTTLLGNLLILLLIKLDPRLHTPMYFFLSHLAFTDVSFSSVTIPRMLISMHIQQQSIPYVECISQMYFFILFGCLDNFLLAVMAYDRYVAICQPLYYITVMRQELCISLVAVSWFFCCIHALLHTLLLVQLSFSAENTIPNFFCDLPALLKMSCSDISINELVIFTEGGMLFILPLSIILGSYVRIGTIVLRGPSTKRLFKAFSTCGSHLFVVSLYYGTLAGVYFFSSLWDSNDKYIIASVIYAVVTPMLNPFIYSLRNRDIKQALEIFLNRANFLK from the exons atgAGGAGGGAAAACCAGAGCAGCGTGTCCAAattcctcctcctggggctccCCATCCAGCCAGAGCAGCAGGGCGTGTTCTTTGCCCTGTTCCTGGGCATCTACTTGATCACTGTGCTGGGCAACCTGCTCATCCTCCTGCTCATCAGACTGGACACtcgcctccacacccccatgtacttcttcctcagccaCTTGGCCTTCTCTGATgtgtttttctcatctgtcactGTCCCTAAGATGCTTGTGAACATGCAGACTCAAGATCGATCCATCCCTTATGTGGGGTGCATAGCACAgatgtatttttttctactttttgtttgTCTTGACAATTTCCTTCTTGCAGTGATGGCTTACGACAGGTACGTGGCCATTTGTCAGCCACTCCACTATGCCGCCGTCATGAGGGAGGGGTTGTGTGTCCTACTGGCAGCTGGATCCTGGTTCGTCTCTTGTGTCCACGCCCTGTTGCATACTGTGCTTCTGTCCCAACT AATGAAGAGGGAGAACCAGAGCAGCATGTCCGAgttcctcctcctggggctccCCATCCTGCCAGAACAACAGGGCATGTTCTTTGCCCTGTTCCTGGGCGTGTACCTGACCACACTGCTGGGGAATCTACTCATCCTCCTGCTCATCAAGCTGGACCCtcgcctccacacccccatgtacttcttcctcagccaCTTGGCCTTCACTGATGTCTCCTTTTCATCTGTTACTATCCCTAGGATGCTGATAAGCATGCATATTCAGCAACAATCCATCCCCTATGTGGAGTGCATTTCCCAGatgtattttttcatactttttggcTGTCTTGACAACTTCCTTCTCGCAGTGATGGCATATGACAGGTACGTGGCCATATGTCAGCCACTTTACTACATCACTGTCATGAGGCAGGAGCTGTGTATCTCACTAGTAGCTGTGTCCTGGTTCTTCTGCTGTATCCATGCCCTGTTGCACACCCTCCTCTTGGTCCAACTATCCTTCTCTGCTGAAAATACCATCCCCAACTTCTTCTGTgacctccctgccctcctgaagATGAGCTGCTCAGACATTTCCATCAATGAGCTGGTCATCTTTACCGAAGGAGGAATGCTGTTCATCTTGCCTCTGAGTATCATCTTGGGCTCATATGTTCGTATAGGGACCATCGTCCTGAGGGGCCCCTCCACTAAGAGACTCTTTAAAGCCTTCTCCACTTGTGGCTCTCATCTCTTTGTGGTATCTTTGTACTATGGAACACTTGCTGGGGTTTACTTTTTCTCCTCATTATGGGACTCCAATGACAAATATataattgcttcagtcatataTGCAGTAGTTActcccatgctgaacccctttaTCTACAGCCTCAGAAACAGAGACATAAAACAAGCCCTAGAGATATTTCTCAATAGGGCTAACTTCCTGAAATGA